GGCCAGCCGTGAATGTGGAACCAATCGGCAAACCGTGAGGCCGGTCCATTTTTAACCACATCTAGCCATTGCGGTGATTGATTGCCAAAATGATTAAAGACAGCGTCTAACATGACCTTCATGCCACGCGCATGAGCGGCGTCCACTAAGGCTTGAAAATCTTTTTTAGTCCCAAAGTGGGGGTCAATTTCGAAATGATCAATCGTATCATATTTATGATTTGAGGGTGCTGTAAAGAGCGGACATAGATATAACCCATTAATGCCTAAATCGGCCAAATCATCTAAATGATCAATAATTCCTTGCAAATCACCGCCATAAAAAGACGTTCTTTTGACTGGTCCAACGCCCCAAGGTGCTACGTTTTGCGGATCATTAGTGGCATCGCCATTGGCAAACCGTTCCGGAAAGATCTGATACCAGACGGTCTTTTTAACCCAAGTTGGCGGTAATTGGGCGTCACTAACGTGTAAATAAGGCAAATGAAAATAGTGGCCCGTCGTTTGCCAGTTAGTCGCCGTATCCGCAAAAAAACCATCATCACCATAACCTAACGTTTGCCCAGTTAAATCCGTCAATTTAAATGCATAAATCAATCGATTCGTCGGCAACGTTAATGGGCACGTCCAGACTTGCTGGGCTGCGGTGACAAGCCCTGGCTGTAAAGCCGTCTGCTGTAAAGGCGCCCCCGTTTGCCATAAATACATATCAGCAAACACGACTTCAACTTTTTGAATATCCTGTCGTGCTGTCTTTAACCGTAATAACAAGTGATGATCAGCTAGAATCGCCGTGTCTTCACTCTCCGGTCGGTGCAAAATCCCTGCTAATTGCATGCGTCGTCATCCTCTTTTTAGTAACCGGTTACATTTTAACCAGCCTTAATTTTTTGTCAGCAGTATTAACCGCTGATTTTTGTGTAAATCCCCCCGCTCAAACGTAATTTAGTGTATCATTTATACCAAATCAACTGAAAGGACGTGCATCCATGGAAACACTTTATCGCAGTACCCGCGAAACTGCAAGTCAGACAATGACCAGCTCACAAGCCGTTTTACAAGGGCTGACCCCCGATGGCGGCTTATTCGTCCCTGTTCAACTCCCGACCGCCAACTTTGACTTTGATTACTTGGCAACTTTATCTTATCAAGCAGTCGCTTATGAGGTTTTGAAACTCTTCTTTACCGATTACACTGAAGCCGAACTCAAAGCCTGTTTAAAAGCAGCTTATGGTGACCAGTTTGATGATCCAGCAATCGCCCCCGTCACTAAGCATGGGCAACAATACTACTTGGAACTCTTTCATGGACCAACGATTGCCTTCAAGGATCTCGCCCTCCAGCTATTGCCCCATCTAATGCTGACGGCGGCTAAAAAAAATCACTTAGAATCCGAGGTAGTCATTCTAACCGCCACCTCTGGTGATACTGGTAAAGCAGCCATGGCTGGCTTCGCCGATGTCGACCAAACTAAAATCATTGTATTCTACCCTAAGGACGGCGTTAGCGCCATTCAAAAACAACAGATGGTGACTCAAACCGGGGCTAACACCTACGTAGTCGCCCTTAATGGGAACTTTGATGATGCTCAGACTAAGGTCAAGGCCCTGCTCAATGACCCTCAATTACACGCCGAACTGGCCCAAAACAACTTACAATTTTCGAGTGCCAACTCAATTAATATTGGCCGGCTCTTTCCTCAGGTCGCCTATTATGTCTATACTTATGCGCAATTGATTAAACAAGGCCGCATCAAAAATGGCGATGAAATTAACTTTAGCGTGCCGACAGGTAACTTCGGTGATATTTTAGCGGGTTACTATGCCAAGCAATTGGGCACACCCATCCATAAATTAATTTGTGCGTCGAATCGTAACAACGTCTTAACTGATTTTTTTAATACCGGCGTTTATAACAAACAACGGGACTTTTTCTTAACGAGCTCGCCATCAATGGATATTTTAGTCTCTAGTAATCTCGAACGCTTGGTCTTTTATCTGACTGGCGCCGATCCCGTGCAAACAGCCAGCTTAATGCAGGACTTACAAACTAAGGGTGCTTACCAGTTGACCCCAACTATGCGCCAAGCTATTACCGATTTTTGGGCTGGATTTGTGACTGAGGACCAGGATCAACACGAAATTAATCATTTGTATGCTCATCATCACTATACAATTGATCCGCATACTGCCGTCGCTTCCGCTGTCGCAAAACAATATTGTGCCGCTACTAAGGATCAACGGCCCATGGTGATCGTCGCCACTGCCAGTCCGTATAAGTTCCCACAAGCAGTCTTGGCTGCAATTACAGGTGCGCCTGTAACGGTTGATGGCTTGACTGCGGTCGATCAACTCCATGATTGTATCAAAACACCAATCCCAGCGACGGTGACTCAGCTACGGACTGCCACTGTCAAACATGACCGCGTCAGCGACCCTGAACAAATGGCCGCAACGATTCGTCAAATTTTGCATTTAACGTAATTTGGAAAGGACTTATCACATGATTACAACAATTGCACTCGATTTGGATAATACCTTGTTAACTTCTGAAAAGACGATTTCACCCCGGACGGAACGGGTCCTAAAACAACTGCACACTGCCGGTAAACGCATTGTGCTCTGTACTGGCCGCCCCATTAAAGCCATTCAGCCATTACTCAAACAACTGGCACTAACTCAACCAACCGACTACTCGATTACTTTTAATGGCGGGTTAGTGCAACAAAATACGACGGCCGCAATTTTGGCACGGACCAGCTTAACTAAAGCTGATTTAGCACCGCTATACGCTTTTGCGAAAACGTTTGGCTTTCCATTAGACGTGATTGACCTCACTCAGGTCTATTCCCTCATCGAGCTTGGCAAATCACCCTATGAAGACTTTCTACAAGGGCTCATGCCGTTTACGGATTTAACTTTTGCGACCTTACCAGCCGATGATCTATTTGGTAAAGTCGTCAGTGCTTCCGACCAAGTACCCGCTATCCAGGCCAACTTACCCGCAGACGTTGCTGCTAATTTCCACGTAGTGCCCTCGCGGCGAAACCTATTAGAATTTTTACCCAACCACACTGATAAAGCGAGTGGACTCACACAGCTACTTACCCACTTCAATGAACAGGCCGCTAATTTAATGGCCTTCGGTGATGAAGAAAATGATTTAGGCATGCTCAAACTTGCTAAGGTGGGCGTCGCCATGGACAATGCCATTCCTGCAGTTAAAGCCGTGGCAACGGCAACAACGCTCAGTAATGATGATGATGGCGTTGCCGTTTTCTTAGAAAATTATTTCAGTTAACCTCAAAAAGCCAACGCACATTTTATCATGCGTTGGCTTTTTGTGTATAATCAGGCGTAAAAAAGCACCCAACTTAGCGTATAAAAGTCAAATACCACGTCAACGCACAAACCGCTTGCGCTGAATGCAATTGACCAGTTCGTAACAAGTCGATTACTTTGTCTAACGGGACTAACTGTGTATTCACATATTCGTCCGCATCAAAATGCCGTTCGACTCGTTCGCTAGGATCAATATGTGTCAAAATCAAACTCACCGTTTCATTCGTGAATCCCTCTGAAGAGCTAATCGTCGTCATCACTTGACTATCATGGGCAACGTAACCAGCTTCTTCTTGCAATTCACGAACAGCCGCCGTTAAAGGTGCCTCACCAGGGTTAATCAGCCCAGCTGGCAAACTAATGGTCTCCGCATTACGGCCCACCCGGTATTCTGAACCTAATACGACTTGGTCATCCGCTGTCAACGCTAAAATCGTCACAGCATCGCCATGATCAATCAAATCACGTTCAACAGTTAACCCATCGGGAGTTTGAATCGTTTCTTTTAACAAGTTAAAAATCGGACCCGAATAGACCTGTTGCTTACGTAGCACTTGGCCGGGACGCCCGACATTATCCATTGCTGCCATTAAGTTGTCCCCCTTTTACTTCTCTAACCAACCGCCATCAATCGGAACCACCGTGCCATGAATATAGTCAGCATGGCGACTCGCCAAAAACAACGTTAGATCAGCAACCTCTTGTGGTTGGGCCCAGCGTTTAGCCGGGGTCTCTTGGGCAACCCATTGGGCCAGCTTACCAGTCCCAGCAAAATCAGCCGCATTCATCGGCGTGTCAATCGCACCTGGGGCCAGACAATTAGCCCGAATACCCTGGCTCGCATAATCTAAGTCGACTTGCTTGGTATAACCGATTACAGCATGTTTGGCCGCCGTGTAAGCTGCACCACCACCACCAGCGACCAAACCAGCAATTGATGCCATGTTGACGAAAACGCCATGCTGCTGTGCTAGCATAGCCGGTAAAACAGCATTCGTTACGATGAATTGACTAGTTAAATCGGTCGCTAAGATTTGTTGCCATTGGTCTAAATCGAGTGCCAAAGTCGGCTGATAGCCATCAAGCTTGCCAGCCGTATTGCACACGATTTGAGGTTGGCCCAGTACTGCACTACCAGCCTTAATGGCTTGCGTTAATGCCGTGGCGTCACAAACATCGGCCTGCTGATAACTTAATTGGGGTTGCGACGATAAACTAGCTGGTTGCGGTTGCTGGTCAATTGCAATTACTTGGGCGTGTTGCGCTAAAAAGGCCTGTGTTTGGGCCTGTCCAATGCCAGAAGCCGCTCCCGTAACTAATACCGTCTGCCCAGCAAATTCACTGAATTGCATTAGGCGACCAGTTGCCAGTCTTCAGCCAAAATATCACAATCCGTTGGTGACCATAAACTATAGGCTTCATCAGCGGTTTTAATCAAAAAGTAAGGGTTCAACACATCGCCCTGAAAAGTTGACGTGGGTTGTAACATTACAAAAAGTTCGGTCCCTTCCCAACCAGTCCGAACGGCGCGCTTGCCAGCCTTTAAGGCTGGTAAAATTGCTTCAAATGTCATCATAAATCCTCCATTAATTAGGTCTTACTCAAATCGTAGCATAATCGACCCGATAAAAACAGCGCCTAAATTTGTACCAACAAATTTAGACTTTTGCTGGTATGGACCAATTAATCATGCTACAATGAAAGCGAATACAACTACCAATTATGGAGGAATTAATTATAATGAGTAAACTTGGTGTGTCCGTCTATCCAGAACGGTCAACGTTTGAAAAAGATGCGGCTTATTTAGATTTGGCAACAAAATATGGCTATCAACGGGTCTTCACGTCCCTACTTGAAATTAAAGGTAACCAAGATGAAGTCATCGCTAACTTCAAAAAAGTTATCACCTACGCCAATCAGCTTGGCTTACAAGTGATGGTCGATGTGAATCCCGGGTTATTCAAACAACTCGGTGTTTCCTACGATGACCTCTCATTCTTCCACGAGTTAGGCGCTTGGGGCGTCCGACTAGACCTCGGCTTTACCGGACAAGAAGAAGCACGCATGACCCATAATGAATATGGCATTAAAATTGAGGTCAACATGTCTAAAGGGACTCATTACGTTGACACCATCATGGATTATTATCCTGAAAAAGATAACCTACTGGGCTCGCATAACTTCTACCCACAAGAATACACCGGTTTAGGCTACGACTATTTTGTGGCCACTTCGAAACAATACCGGCAATATGGCATTAATACCGCCGCCTTCGTCTCATCTAATGACGCAACTTATGGTCCTTGGCCAATGCAAGATGGACTTTGCACGTTGGAACAGCACCGCGGGCTCCCCATCGCAACCCAAGTCCAACATCTTAAGATGACTGGCTTAATTGATGATGTCTTAATCGGAAATGCCTATGCCAGCGAAGCGGAATTAAAAGCGACCGCTGACATCTTCTTCAGCCCATATCCTTTACTACACCTCACAACGCCGGCTGACTTGTCCGCCGCTGAAAAAGCTGTAATTTTTGATCAAGCCCAAACTTATCGTGGTGACTGTTCCGACTATGTTTTACGGTCCTCACAAACCCGGGTCATCTATAAAGACGCCGCTTTTCCAGCCAAGCATACGGTTGATATCCACGTTGGTGACGTCTTAATTGATAACGATCAATATGGTCAATACAAAGGTGAACTTCAAATTGCATTACGTGATTTCAAGAATACCGGGCGCATTAACGTCGTCGGTAAACTCGTTGCCACCGATCAACAAATTCTTGCCTTATTGGTGCCATGGATGGACTTTAGGTTAGTCGCTGCAAAATAAAGGAGCTAAACGATGACTGAAAATTTACGGTTAACAACTGATGCGGACCGCGAAGCCTTTTATCAGTTATATCAATACGCTTTTAACAACCATGATAGTCCACAACGACGCCAATTTTTCATGGAGCGTTATCAACACGGCTGGATTTACGGACTTCATGATCAACAACAATTAGTGAGTGGCTTATATAGTCTGCCTATGCAAGTCAACTTTCACGGCGTCACCTATCCGATGCATGGCATTGGCGACGTGATGAGTGCCCCCGAGTATTCTGGCCGCGGTGGCGCTGGCAAATTATTAACGGCGGCGTTACATGACATGGCCGCTCAACAAGTGCCGTTGTCCTATCTGGCACCGTTCTCGTATGGGTACTATCGTCAATTTGGTTATGAGCAGACTTTTACCCATACTGAACAGGTGTTACCTGCAGCCGCCTTGCCGCGGCTTAAGCCCACGGATCTTTCAGGGACAATTACCCGATATGGCAACGCTGGCATTACGCTCATTAACGACTTTTATGCGGCCCAGCCGATTAATCAACGCGGTGGCTTGATTCGGTCAACCTGGTGGTGTCATTATCTCACCTTAAAGCACGACTGGTCCGTTGCAATTTATCGGAATGCCGCCAGTCAAATCGAAGGTTACCTCATTTACGAGCGTCAAGCAACCAACTTTGCCATTCAAGAATGGACAACCAGTACACCAGTCGCCTTTGAGCGATTAGCTGCTTTCATCACCAAGCATGGAACGACGTTTGATACTTTTAGTTATATGGCACCTAGTGATGACAATAACTTGGCCGACTTAGCAGCGCCAGAAGCCTTAAGCATCCAAACAACGCCCTATATGATGGCAAGAATTGTCGATTTACCGGCCTTTTTAAAACGGTATCCCTTTATGACAACCGACTTAGCGCCGATTCGCTTGGCGATAACTGATCCGGTCTTAACCCAAAATCAAGGCATCTGGACACTAAGTATCACTGCCGGGACGGTCACCTTGAATCGTGTCACACCAGCCCTTAACGGTGCCGCTGACGTGCACTTATCCATTCAACGGTTAACCCAAGCACTCTTTGGCACCCGCACCTTAACTCAAGCTTGGCAGCACGGACAAGTTACCGGCGAAATAGCGGCGATTAAACGCTTAGATGCCAGTTTTGTCACCACGAAACCTGCCTTAATTGATTATTTCTAACAAAAAAAGTTGCTTAGCCTGATACCGGATAATCCGGTTCAGCTAAACAACTTTTTAGTTTTGCACTAATTTAGCTCAGTTATTTTAAATCAGCACCGTTAGTTTTAATCACTTTCTGATACCAGTAGAAGGAATCCTTCTTTGCACGATCTAACGTCCCTTGCCCCTCGTCATCTTTATCCACATAGATAAAACCATAACGTTTTGACATTTGACCGGTCCCAGCAGAAACCAAATCAATACAGCCCCATGGCGTATAACCAATCAAGTCGACACCATCTTCATTGACTGCTTTGATCATTTCATTGATATGTGCCCGCAAGTAGTCAATCCGATATGGATCATGAATAGACCCATCGGCTTCCACCTTGTCACGCGCACCTAACCCATTTTCAACAATCATCATCGGCTTGTTATACCGGTCTTGTAACCAGTTCAAGGCATACCGTAAGCCCACTGGGTCAATTGGCCAATCCCATTCACTCGTCTGCAAATAAGGATTGTCAACGGCTTCGGTCCCTACAAAGTGATAACTTGGATTATCAGCTTGCGCTTCAACCGTATTGGAATTGTAATAACTAAATCCAATATAATCCACGGTCCCATCCGCTAAAACGGCCCGATCTTCAGCAGTAATGTCTGGCCGGAACCCCGTCTGTTTGAAGAAAGCTTCCATGTTGCGTGGGTAGTACCCCCACGATTGCACATCTGCGAACCAATATCGCCGTTGCATGGCCTTTTCAGCTTGCATAATATCGCCTGGCTTGGCGGTTAATGGGTAGATTGGCGTCATGTTAATCATATTCCCAATCTTAAAGTCAGGATTGATCTGATGCCCCAACTTAACTGCTAAAGTGCTTGCGACGACTTCATAATGCGCTGCTTGATACATCAATGCCTCGGCGTTTGGATCATCTGGTTTTAACACCAATCCTGAATCAGTTGCCATTAAAAATTGATTCGTATAAGTCGTTTGGTTATTGATTTCGTTGAAAGTCATCCAATACTTAACCTTATTGCGATATCGTTTGAAGACAACTTCTGCATAATGGACAAAATAGTCAATCACTTTCCGATTACGCCAGCCACCATACTTTTCAACTAAATGGTACGGCATTTCAAAGTGCGCCAACGTAATCACTGGTTCGATGCCATACTTTAAACAAGTATCAAACATCTCATCATAAAACTTTAAGCCGGCTTCATTCGGTTCGGCTTCATCGCCATTGGGAAAAATTCGCGTCCAGGCAATCGATGTCCGGAAACATTTAAAACCCATCTCGGCAAATAACTTAATATCGGCTTGATAATGGCCGTAAAAATCAATGCCATCATGATTCGGATAATTCTTACCTGGTAAAACTCCATCAGTAATCTCACGGGGCACGCCATTAGCACCAGCAGTCATCACATCCGCCATGCTAACACCTTTACCACCGGCCTGCCAGCCACCTTCTAATTGATGGGCCGCAACGGCGCCACCCCATAGAAAATCTGACCGTAAGCCACTTTTAGTTGTTGTCATTAAGCCTTCGTCCTTTCACTATAAACTTTCGCCGTCACTCGCAATCACCTTTTGATACCAGTCAAACGAGTCCTTCTTCGAACGATCAAAGCTCCCTTGCCCGTTGTCGTCGGCGTCCACATAAATAAAGCCGTATCGTTTTGCCATTTCACCAGTACTAGCAGAGACCAAGTCAATACAACCCCAAGGGGTATAACCAATCAAGTCAACCCCATCTAAAGCGACTGCAGCTTCCATCGCTTTAATATGGTCCCGGAAATAACTAATCCGATAATCATCATGGACACTGCCATCAGCTGCTTTTTTATCATAAGCGCCAAAACCATTTTCAACGATGAATTGTGGCAAATGCCACCGGTCCTGCATCCAATTCATGGCATATCGTAACCCGGTAGGATCAATTTGCCAGCCCCAATCGGATTTTTCAACGTATGGATTTTCAACAAAATCATCGGGTTCTTTAAAGTCGTAATCGCTATCATTTTTGCGACCCTTGGTTACAAAGGACATGTAATAGCTAAATCCAACATAATCGACCGTGCCGGCCTTTAAAGCAGCCAAATCAGCGGCGGTAATGTCAATATCAAAGCCCTTACGTTCAAAG
This region of Lactobacillus sp. CBA3605 genomic DNA includes:
- a CDS encoding 6-phospho-beta-glucosidase; the encoded protein is MTTTKSGLRSDFLWGGAVAAHQLEGGWQAGGKGVSMADVMTAGANGVPREITDGVLPGKNYPNHDGIDFYGHYQADIKLFAEMGFKCFRTSIAWTRIFPNGDEAEPNEAGLKFYDEMFDTCLKYGIEPVITLAHFEMPYHLVEKYGGWRNRKVIDYFVHYAEVVFKRYRNKVKYWMTFNEINNQTTYTNQFLMATDSGLVLKPDDPNAEALMYQAAHYEVVASTLAVKLGHQINPDFKIGNMINMTPIYPLTAKPGDIMQAEKAMQRRYWFADVQSWGYYPRNMEAFFKQTGFRPDITAEDRAVLADGTVDYIGFSYYNSNTVEAQADNPSYHFVGTEAVDNPYLQTSEWDWPIDPVGLRYALNWLQDRYNKPMMIVENGLGARDKVEADGSIHDPYRIDYLRAHINEMIKAVNEDGVDLIGYTPWGCIDLVSAGTGQMSKRYGFIYVDKDDEGQGTLDRAKKDSFYWYQKVIKTNGADLK
- a CDS encoding DUF871 domain-containing protein, whose protein sequence is MSKLGVSVYPERSTFEKDAAYLDLATKYGYQRVFTSLLEIKGNQDEVIANFKKVITYANQLGLQVMVDVNPGLFKQLGVSYDDLSFFHELGAWGVRLDLGFTGQEEARMTHNEYGIKIEVNMSKGTHYVDTIMDYYPEKDNLLGSHNFYPQEYTGLGYDYFVATSKQYRQYGINTAAFVSSNDATYGPWPMQDGLCTLEQHRGLPIATQVQHLKMTGLIDDVLIGNAYASEAELKATADIFFSPYPLLHLTTPADLSAAEKAVIFDQAQTYRGDCSDYVLRSSQTRVIYKDAAFPAKHTVDIHVGDVLIDNDQYGQYKGELQIALRDFKNTGRINVVGKLVATDQQILALLVPWMDFRLVAAK
- a CDS encoding NUDIX hydrolase, which translates into the protein MAAMDNVGRPGQVLRKQQVYSGPIFNLLKETIQTPDGLTVERDLIDHGDAVTILALTADDQVVLGSEYRVGRNAETISLPAGLINPGEAPLTAAVRELQEEAGYVAHDSQVMTTISSSEGFTNETVSLILTHIDPSERVERHFDADEYVNTQLVPLDKVIDLLRTGQLHSAQAVCALTWYLTFIR
- the eis gene encoding enhanced intracellular survival protein Eis; its protein translation is MTENLRLTTDADREAFYQLYQYAFNNHDSPQRRQFFMERYQHGWIYGLHDQQQLVSGLYSLPMQVNFHGVTYPMHGIGDVMSAPEYSGRGGAGKLLTAALHDMAAQQVPLSYLAPFSYGYYRQFGYEQTFTHTEQVLPAAALPRLKPTDLSGTITRYGNAGITLINDFYAAQPINQRGGLIRSTWWCHYLTLKHDWSVAIYRNAASQIEGYLIYERQATNFAIQEWTTSTPVAFERLAAFITKHGTTFDTFSYMAPSDDNNLADLAAPEALSIQTTPYMMARIVDLPAFLKRYPFMTTDLAPIRLAITDPVLTQNQGIWTLSITAGTVTLNRVTPALNGAADVHLSIQRLTQALFGTRTLTQAWQHGQVTGEIAAIKRLDASFVTTKPALIDYF
- a CDS encoding 3-oxoacyl-ACP reductase yields the protein MQFSEFAGQTVLVTGAASGIGQAQTQAFLAQHAQVIAIDQQPQPASLSSQPQLSYQQADVCDATALTQAIKAGSAVLGQPQIVCNTAGKLDGYQPTLALDLDQWQQILATDLTSQFIVTNAVLPAMLAQQHGVFVNMASIAGLVAGGGGAAYTAAKHAVIGYTKQVDLDYASQGIRANCLAPGAIDTPMNAADFAGTGKLAQWVAQETPAKRWAQPQEVADLTLFLASRHADYIHGTVVPIDGGWLEK
- a CDS encoding Cof-type HAD-IIB family hydrolase, whose protein sequence is MITTIALDLDNTLLTSEKTISPRTERVLKQLHTAGKRIVLCTGRPIKAIQPLLKQLALTQPTDYSITFNGGLVQQNTTAAILARTSLTKADLAPLYAFAKTFGFPLDVIDLTQVYSLIELGKSPYEDFLQGLMPFTDLTFATLPADDLFGKVVSASDQVPAIQANLPADVAANFHVVPSRRNLLEFLPNHTDKASGLTQLLTHFNEQAANLMAFGDEENDLGMLKLAKVGVAMDNAIPAVKAVATATTLSNDDDGVAVFLENYFS
- the thrC gene encoding threonine synthase translates to METLYRSTRETASQTMTSSQAVLQGLTPDGGLFVPVQLPTANFDFDYLATLSYQAVAYEVLKLFFTDYTEAELKACLKAAYGDQFDDPAIAPVTKHGQQYYLELFHGPTIAFKDLALQLLPHLMLTAAKKNHLESEVVILTATSGDTGKAAMAGFADVDQTKIIVFYPKDGVSAIQKQQMVTQTGANTYVVALNGNFDDAQTKVKALLNDPQLHAELAQNNLQFSSANSINIGRLFPQVAYYVYTYAQLIKQGRIKNGDEINFSVPTGNFGDILAGYYAKQLGTPIHKLICASNRNNVLTDFFNTGVYNKQRDFFLTSSPSMDILVSSNLERLVFYLTGADPVQTASLMQDLQTKGAYQLTPTMRQAITDFWAGFVTEDQDQHEINHLYAHHHYTIDPHTAVASAVAKQYCAATKDQRPMVIVATASPYKFPQAVLAAITGAPVTVDGLTAVDQLHDCIKTPIPATVTQLRTATVKHDRVSDPEQMAATIRQILHLT
- a CDS encoding DUF2829 domain-containing protein, whose translation is MTFEAILPALKAGKRAVRTGWEGTELFVMLQPTSTFQGDVLNPYFLIKTADEAYSLWSPTDCDILAEDWQLVA